From the genome of Staphylococcus haemolyticus, one region includes:
- a CDS encoding prepilin-type N-terminal cleavage/methylation domain-containing protein gives MRYAIIIVYPRIRSVFTSVTKGFTFIEMLISLLITIIILTIIPHLFRLTDTYLSAAYEFDQLEYSFFQLDLNKMTNSKAISLKLIDEHSILLKQQNQNSFIKYQNHKIIFVSNNRGNITLLNNVLNAKFISNHKGIIGVFLRIGSRENYYDKSLYL, from the coding sequence ATGCGATATGCAATAATAATAGTTTATCCAAGAATAAGGTCTGTGTTCACCTCAGTAACTAAAGGATTTACTTTTATAGAAATGCTAATATCCTTATTAATTACTATAATTATTTTAACTATAATACCCCATCTATTTCGTTTGACTGATACTTACTTAAGTGCGGCCTATGAATTTGACCAATTAGAATATTCATTTTTTCAATTGGACCTTAATAAAATGACCAATTCTAAAGCAATATCTTTAAAATTAATTGATGAACATTCAATTTTACTCAAACAACAAAATCAAAATAGTTTCATTAAATATCAAAATCATAAAATTATTTTTGTAAGTAACAATAGAGGAAATATTACACTACTAAATAATGTTTTAAATGCGAAGTTCATTTCCAATCATAAAGGAATTATAGGAGTGTTTCTAAGGATTGGAAGTAGGGAGAATTACTATGACAAATCACTTTACTTATAA
- the comGC gene encoding competence type IV pilus major pilin ComGC, which yields MKNHFKNLKKLKAFTLIEMLLVLLIISVLLILIIPNIAKQTAHIQSTGCEAQVKMINSQIEAYTLKHNRTPSNINDLINDGLIKEEQKQCRSGETITISNGEAIAN from the coding sequence ATGAAGAATCACTTTAAAAATTTAAAAAAGTTAAAAGCCTTTACTCTAATAGAAATGTTATTAGTATTACTAATTATCAGCGTATTACTAATATTAATTATTCCAAACATTGCAAAACAAACAGCTCATATCCAGTCCACAGGTTGTGAAGCTCAAGTCAAAATGATAAATAGTCAAATAGAAGCATATACATTAAAACATAATCGAACACCTTCTAATATAAATGATCTTATAAATGATGGCCTTATAAAAGAAGAACAAAAACAATGCAGATCGGGAGAAACAATTACAATATCTAATGGTGAGGCTATTGCGAACTAG
- a CDS encoding shikimate kinase: MLLNKKNSPIILIGFMGTGKSTIGEYLSLEKQLSFIDLDVYIEIKENKTIPEIFEEVGEIGFRKIEYNYLTECTKKYDVIATGGGVIEYIESLNYLKQYKYIFWLDCDIDVIVKRVTNDKHRPNAIDKSKKQLNNLYLSRISRYNEIAFMKVNSDKTIREIYNEIINYLTCG, translated from the coding sequence ATGCTATTGAACAAAAAAAATTCGCCAATAATTCTTATCGGCTTTATGGGCACAGGTAAAAGTACTATTGGAGAATACTTATCATTAGAAAAACAATTAAGTTTCATAGATTTAGATGTATACATAGAAATAAAGGAAAATAAAACAATACCAGAAATCTTTGAAGAAGTTGGAGAAATCGGTTTTAGGAAGATAGAATATAACTATTTAACTGAATGCACAAAAAAATACGATGTTATTGCAACAGGTGGTGGCGTTATCGAATATATTGAATCACTAAATTATTTGAAACAGTATAAATACATTTTTTGGCTAGATTGTGACATAGATGTCATCGTTAAGAGAGTAACAAACGACAAACATAGACCAAATGCAATTGATAAATCCAAAAAACAGTTAAATAACTTGTATTTATCAAGGATTTCAAGATATAATGAAATCGCATTCATGAAAGTGAATAGTGATAAAACAATCAGAGAAATTTATAATGAGATTATAAATTATCTTACTTGCGGTTGA
- the rpmG gene encoding 50S ribosomal protein L33, whose translation MRVNVILACTECGDRNYISTKNKRTNPERVEMKKYCSRDNKHTLHRETK comes from the coding sequence ATGCGCGTAAATGTAATATTAGCTTGTACAGAATGTGGAGATAGAAACTACATTTCTACTAAAAACAAAAGAACTAATCCTGAACGTGTTGAAATGAAAAAATATTGTTCACGTGATAATAAACACACTTTACACCGTGAAACTAAATAA
- a CDS encoding MTH1187 family thiamine-binding protein produces MAIVDVVIIPVGTEGPSVSKYIAEIQMKLESFKQEGKIDYQLTPMNTLIEGDLKDLFEVVQAIHELPFNKGIDRVCTNLRIDDRRDKSRKMNDKLKSVQKHIDNQGE; encoded by the coding sequence ATGGCTATTGTTGATGTAGTTATTATTCCAGTTGGAACTGAAGGACCAAGTGTTAGTAAATATATTGCAGAGATACAAATGAAATTAGAAAGTTTTAAACAAGAAGGCAAAATTGATTATCAATTAACTCCAATGAATACTCTAATCGAAGGGGATTTAAAAGACTTATTCGAAGTAGTACAAGCAATCCATGAATTGCCGTTTAATAAAGGTATTGATAGAGTTTGCACAAACTTACGTATAGATGATAGACGCGATAAATCTCGTAAAATGAACGATAAACTAAAATCAGTTCAAAAACATATCGATAATCAAGGAGAATAA
- the gcvT gene encoding glycine cleavage system aminomethyltransferase GcvT, translated as MTSELKKTPLYQNYVDSGAKIVEFGGWAMPVQFTSIKEEHNAVRYEVGMFDVSHMGEISIKGNDASKFVQYLLSNDTNNLTDTKAQYTALCNEEGGIIDDLVTYKIGDNDYLLIVNAANTDKDFAWVQKHAPKFDVEVSNVSNQFGQLAVQGPKARDLVSGLVDIDVSEMKPFDFQQNVTLFGKNVILSQSGYTGEDGFEIYCEAKDTVDIWNGFIEHNVVPCGLGARDTLRLEAGLPLHGQDLTESITPYEGGIAFAAKPLIEEDFIGKSVLKDQKENGSERRTVGLELLDKGIARTGYPVLDLDGNEIGEVTSGTQAPSSGKSIAMAIIKRDEFEMGRELLVQVRKRQLKAKIVKKNQIEK; from the coding sequence ATGACAAGCGAATTAAAAAAAACACCATTGTATCAAAATTATGTTGACAGTGGTGCAAAAATAGTAGAATTCGGTGGATGGGCAATGCCTGTTCAATTTACAAGTATCAAAGAAGAACATAATGCTGTTAGATATGAAGTAGGTATGTTCGATGTAAGCCATATGGGAGAAATCTCTATAAAAGGCAATGATGCAAGTAAATTTGTCCAATACTTACTTTCAAACGATACTAACAACCTTACTGATACTAAAGCTCAATATACTGCTTTATGTAACGAAGAAGGCGGTATTATTGATGACTTAGTAACATACAAAATTGGCGACAATGATTATCTATTAATTGTTAACGCTGCAAATACAGATAAAGATTTTGCTTGGGTACAAAAACATGCACCTAAATTTGATGTTGAAGTATCAAATGTATCTAATCAATTCGGTCAGTTAGCTGTTCAAGGTCCTAAAGCAAGAGATTTGGTAAGCGGGTTAGTTGATATAGATGTAAGTGAAATGAAACCATTTGATTTCCAACAAAACGTTACTCTATTTGGAAAAAATGTTATCTTATCTCAATCTGGTTATACAGGTGAAGACGGATTTGAAATCTATTGTGAAGCAAAAGACACAGTAGACATTTGGAACGGCTTCATTGAACATAATGTAGTTCCATGCGGTCTCGGTGCACGTGATACATTAAGATTAGAAGCTGGCCTACCATTACATGGTCAAGATTTAACAGAATCTATCACACCATATGAAGGCGGAATTGCTTTTGCTGCTAAACCACTGATTGAAGAAGACTTCATCGGTAAATCAGTGTTAAAAGACCAAAAAGAAAATGGTTCAGAACGTAGAACTGTTGGCTTAGAGTTACTTGATAAAGGTATTGCAAGAACTGGTTATCCTGTTTTAGACCTTGATGGTAATGAAATTGGGGAAGTTACTTCAGGAACACAAGCACCATCTTCAGGTAAATCAATCGCTATGGCAATTATTAAGCGAGATGAATTTGAAATGGGACGTGAATTATTAGTTCAAGTACGTAAAAGACAGCTTAAAGCTAAAATTGTTAAGAAAAACCAAATTGAAAAATAA
- a CDS encoding YqgQ family protein, which translates to MNREIKNFYDVLQLLKRYGFIIYFKNPNDMYEMMLQEIKSLYHYELLSKDEYLKCILLINQRRNEDK; encoded by the coding sequence ATGAATCGAGAAATTAAAAATTTCTATGATGTATTACAGCTTTTAAAGCGTTATGGATTTATTATCTATTTTAAAAATCCAAACGACATGTATGAAATGATGCTACAAGAAATAAAATCATTATATCATTATGAACTATTATCTAAAGATGAATACCTAAAATGTATTTTATTAATTAACCAAAGAAGGAATGAGGATAAATGA
- the comGD gene encoding competence type IV pilus minor pilin ComGD — translation MISPSIYTKTKLDLIESELKVKNIITQLEYIKSKAIAENQSITIVFSKQATEMNIIEQNGNKYKLGLFGTKIISVAKVHTITFNNEGKINRFGSIILKAKENIYRVIFNIDKGRIRFVKLSN, via the coding sequence ATGATTTCCCCAAGCATTTATACAAAAACTAAATTAGATTTAATCGAAAGTGAATTAAAAGTAAAAAATATTATCACCCAATTAGAGTATATAAAATCAAAAGCAATTGCTGAGAACCAATCAATTACAATTGTATTTAGCAAACAAGCCACAGAAATGAATATTATTGAACAAAATGGAAATAAATACAAATTAGGATTATTTGGCACTAAAATTATTTCAGTTGCAAAAGTACACACCATAACATTCAATAATGAAGGTAAAATCAATCGTTTTGGATCAATCATTTTGAAAGCTAAAGAGAATATTTACAGAGTAATTTTTAACATTGATAAAGGAAGGATAAGATTTGTTAAATTATCAAATTAG
- a CDS encoding rhomboid family protein has translation MDTEKYFWKSIYYFIKYHNYHIVNIDKNDSEIWLIHKKKNKLVIFRKDIASNQEIQFDKAKMLDNYQQYEDDLNFKLKSVKYYYFTDQIFDNIKSADSSPIKIESMCISNNNDLHKLIHNNILTKLMFRQDNKLSNYYKRRVLSQNPIDKHMLRFTPMTYGLIIINVLIWLIMILYLNHFSDVKLLDLGGLVHFNVVHGEWYRLITSMFLHFNFEHILMNMLSLFIFGKIVESIVGPLRMLGIYVISGLLGNFISLSFNLHTVSVGASGAIFGLIGSIFAMMFVSKTYSKKTIGQMLIALLVLIVLSLFMSNINIMAHLGGFIGGVLITLIGYYFTHNRNLFWIFLIILLVLFVALQVRIFTIKEENIYDKLIEDAILDYNYKEASSIVNHTIDKGYDDDRTYYLKGLITAATSSRAEGMADWERGLKNHPNSGLLNYELAIANRALDDNEKALKYVKKALTINSDDNDYKNLKKELDQSNESRN, from the coding sequence ATGGATACAGAAAAATACTTCTGGAAGTCAATCTATTATTTTATAAAATATCACAATTATCACATTGTAAATATTGATAAAAATGATAGTGAAATTTGGCTTATACATAAAAAGAAAAACAAGCTAGTGATATTTAGGAAAGATATCGCTTCGAACCAAGAAATTCAGTTTGATAAAGCTAAAATGTTGGATAATTATCAACAATATGAGGATGACCTCAATTTTAAATTGAAAAGCGTTAAATATTATTATTTCACAGATCAAATATTTGATAATATCAAATCCGCTGACTCTAGTCCCATTAAAATAGAAAGCATGTGTATTTCAAATAACAATGATTTACATAAATTGATTCATAATAATATATTAACTAAATTAATGTTTAGACAAGATAACAAACTATCAAATTACTATAAGCGACGTGTATTGTCACAAAATCCAATTGATAAACATATGTTGCGTTTTACACCTATGACATATGGGTTAATCATAATTAACGTTTTAATATGGCTAATAATGATTCTTTATCTAAATCATTTTTCCGATGTTAAATTGTTAGATTTAGGTGGATTAGTACACTTTAACGTCGTTCATGGCGAATGGTATCGTCTTATAACATCCATGTTTCTACACTTTAATTTTGAGCACATTCTAATGAATATGCTGTCATTATTTATTTTCGGTAAGATAGTCGAATCTATAGTCGGCCCATTAAGAATGTTAGGGATTTATGTGATTTCTGGTTTACTCGGAAATTTTATTTCACTATCATTTAATCTTCATACTGTATCTGTAGGTGCTAGTGGAGCTATTTTCGGGCTAATAGGCTCAATTTTTGCAATGATGTTTGTAAGTAAGACCTATTCTAAAAAAACAATTGGACAAATGTTAATCGCATTATTAGTGCTAATTGTTTTATCATTATTTATGTCTAATATTAATATTATGGCTCATCTAGGAGGATTTATTGGTGGTGTTTTAATCACTTTAATTGGTTATTATTTCACACACAATCGTAATTTATTTTGGATTTTCTTAATTATATTGCTTGTTTTGTTTGTTGCATTACAAGTAAGAATTTTTACTATTAAAGAAGAAAATATTTATGATAAATTAATTGAGGATGCTATATTAGACTATAATTATAAAGAGGCAAGTTCAATTGTAAACCATACAATTGACAAAGGTTATGATGACGATCGAACGTATTATTTAAAAGGGCTTATAACTGCAGCTACAAGTTCTAGAGCAGAGGGCATGGCGGATTGGGAACGTGGTTTAAAAAACCATCCAAATTCTGGTCTTTTGAACTATGAACTTGCAATTGCAAATAGAGCACTTGATGATAATGAAAAAGCACTCAAATATGTAAAAAAAGCTTTAACTATTAATTCTGACGATAATGATTATAAAAATTTAAAAAAAGAGTTGGATCAATCAAATGAATCGAGAAATTAA
- a CDS encoding ROK family glucokinase, with the protein MKNIILAADIGGTTCKLGIFNGELEQLHKWSIKTDTSDHTGKTLLKNIYDSFNETLSTHQLKIDDVIGVGIGVPGPVDFETGIVNGAVNLHWPGSVNVRQIFSEFINCPVYVDNDANVAALGEKHKGAGQGADDVVAITLGTGLGGGIISNGELVHGHNGSGAEIGHIRTDFDQRFNCNCGKSGCIETVASATGVVNLVNFYYPKLTFKSSILPLIKDNKVTAKAVFDAAKAGDQFCIFITEKVANHIAYLCSIISATSNPKYIVLGGGMSTAGLILIENIKTEYHNLTFTPAQKDTEIVQAQLGNDAGITGAAGLIKTYILEKGGVK; encoded by the coding sequence ATGAAAAATATTATTTTAGCAGCAGATATTGGTGGGACAACTTGTAAACTGGGAATATTCAATGGCGAACTCGAACAACTACACAAATGGTCTATTAAAACAGATACGTCTGACCACACGGGTAAAACATTATTAAAGAATATCTATGATTCATTTAACGAAACACTTTCAACTCACCAATTAAAAATTGATGATGTCATTGGCGTTGGAATTGGTGTACCAGGGCCTGTTGATTTTGAAACTGGCATTGTTAATGGGGCAGTTAATTTGCATTGGCCAGGTAGTGTAAATGTTCGACAAATATTTAGTGAATTTATTAACTGTCCTGTGTATGTTGATAATGATGCTAATGTAGCGGCATTAGGAGAAAAACATAAAGGTGCAGGTCAAGGTGCTGACGATGTAGTTGCTATAACATTAGGTACCGGTTTAGGCGGAGGTATTATCTCTAATGGTGAACTTGTCCATGGCCATAATGGATCAGGAGCAGAAATAGGTCACATCAGAACTGATTTTGATCAACGCTTTAATTGTAATTGTGGTAAATCAGGTTGTATAGAAACTGTTGCTTCAGCTACTGGTGTCGTTAATTTGGTTAATTTTTATTATCCAAAATTAACGTTTAAATCATCAATATTACCGTTAATAAAAGACAATAAAGTTACAGCTAAAGCCGTATTTGATGCCGCTAAAGCAGGTGATCAATTCTGTATCTTTATTACTGAAAAAGTGGCAAACCACATCGCTTATTTATGTAGTATTATTAGCGCAACAAGCAATCCCAAATACATCGTTTTAGGTGGAGGTATGTCAACAGCTGGTTTGATTTTAATCGAAAATATAAAAACTGAGTACCACAACTTAACATTCACTCCGGCTCAAAAAGATACTGAAATTGTTCAAGCTCAACTAGGTAATGATGCAGGAATAACTGGTGCAGCAGGGCTAATTAAAACATATATATTAGAAAAGGGTGGTGTTAAATAA
- the comGA gene encoding competence type IV pilus ATPase ComGA, with protein MKLLFREIVNKAISKNASDIHFIPTVDEVHIKFRINDYLELYEIFNLDVYQKLLVFMKFKSGLDVSSHQSAQSGRYTYQAKSTFYLRISTLPLSLGIESCVIRIIPQYFQAKKEYKEFNDFKHLVNKKQGLILLTGPTGSGKSTLMYQMVLHAYKELNLNVITIENPVEQLLKGITQISINKKAGIDYVSSFKAILRCDPDIILIGEIRDAEVAKCVIQASLSGHLVLSTMHSTNCRGALLRLLEMGISIQELTQSINIISNQRLITTTQNERRLICETIDKKQIQFFFEHEQTMPHNFNNLQQQLNLLSKEGTICEDTASKYF; from the coding sequence TTGAAACTATTATTCAGAGAGATAGTTAATAAAGCTATTTCAAAAAATGCGAGTGACATACATTTTATTCCTACAGTTGATGAAGTTCATATTAAATTTAGAATTAATGATTACCTTGAACTTTATGAAATATTCAACTTAGATGTATATCAAAAATTATTAGTATTTATGAAGTTCAAATCAGGTTTGGACGTTTCATCTCATCAATCCGCTCAAAGTGGTCGTTATACTTATCAAGCTAAATCTACTTTTTATTTACGGATTTCAACATTACCTTTGTCTTTAGGTATAGAAAGTTGTGTAATTAGGATAATTCCTCAATATTTTCAAGCAAAAAAAGAATATAAAGAATTTAACGATTTTAAACACTTAGTAAATAAAAAACAGGGATTAATTCTATTAACTGGACCCACAGGATCCGGAAAAAGCACTCTGATGTATCAAATGGTTCTACATGCATATAAAGAATTAAATCTTAATGTCATCACTATCGAAAACCCAGTTGAGCAATTACTAAAGGGAATTACTCAAATATCAATTAATAAAAAAGCAGGTATCGACTACGTAAGTTCATTTAAAGCTATATTAAGATGTGATCCTGATATTATTTTAATAGGTGAAATAAGAGACGCAGAAGTTGCTAAATGTGTAATTCAAGCTAGTTTGAGTGGACATCTTGTATTATCAACTATGCATTCCACTAATTGTAGAGGTGCATTACTTCGATTACTTGAGATGGGAATTTCAATTCAAGAATTAACTCAATCGATCAATATCATTTCTAATCAAAGATTAATAACGACTACTCAGAATGAGCGTCGCTTAATTTGTGAAACAATAGATAAAAAGCAGATACAATTTTTCTTCGAGCATGAACAAACAATGCCACATAATTTTAATAATTTACAACAGCAATTAAATTTATTATCTAAAGAAGGAACAATTTGTGAAGATACTGCAAGTAAATATTTTTAA
- the comGB gene encoding competence type IV pilus assembly protein ComGB, with amino-acid sequence MKILQVNIFKLSSKNLTSAQMIHLLETLSNLLKSGFTLLESFEFINLYFKYRDKELKNKIIASIKSGETCYEVLNLIGYPNSITTQIYFSQKYGNLENALEESIKYLKTNLSAKQQVIKAVQYPLLLCCIFMCMIVVLNYTVIPQFEQLYISMDVNLSFYQKFLTSMITSFPAFLIFFITILILIFVILTIVLLRIETSKKIIILSSIPLFNSYYKIFKTYQISNDLSLFYKNGVSLQDIVTTYIKQNDNEYLRFLGEFLMDKTNRGETLANSLAMMPCFQKDLIKFIKQGEKSAKLDIELKIYSSILINRFKEKSLLHTKIIQPIIFLFLGLFIVSLYLVIMLPMFQLMQNIK; translated from the coding sequence GTGAAGATACTGCAAGTAAATATTTTTAAATTGTCATCTAAGAATTTAACGAGTGCACAAATGATTCACTTACTTGAAACACTGTCAAACTTATTAAAAAGTGGCTTCACACTTTTAGAGAGTTTTGAGTTCATCAACCTATATTTCAAATACAGAGATAAAGAATTAAAAAATAAAATCATAGCATCTATTAAGTCAGGTGAAACATGTTATGAAGTATTAAATTTGATAGGTTATCCAAATTCAATTACAACTCAAATCTATTTTTCACAAAAATATGGTAATTTAGAAAACGCTTTAGAGGAGTCCATTAAATATTTAAAGACAAATTTATCTGCAAAACAGCAAGTAATTAAAGCTGTTCAATATCCACTCTTATTATGCTGTATTTTTATGTGTATGATAGTAGTTTTAAACTATACTGTCATTCCACAATTTGAACAACTATACATTTCTATGGATGTAAATTTATCATTTTACCAGAAATTCTTAACCTCAATGATTACTTCTTTTCCCGCTTTTTTAATCTTTTTCATTACTATTTTAATTTTAATCTTTGTAATTTTAACCATAGTATTATTACGAATAGAAACTTCTAAAAAAATAATTATTTTATCATCAATACCTTTGTTTAATAGCTATTATAAAATTTTTAAAACTTATCAAATATCTAATGATTTAAGTCTATTTTATAAAAATGGCGTAAGTTTACAGGACATTGTTACAACATATATTAAACAAAATGATAATGAATATTTAAGGTTTCTAGGAGAATTTTTAATGGATAAAACTAATAGAGGTGAAACTTTAGCAAATAGTTTAGCTATGATGCCGTGTTTTCAAAAAGACTTAATTAAATTTATAAAGCAGGGAGAAAAAAGTGCCAAATTAGATATAGAACTTAAAATTTACTCAAGTATTTTAATTAATAGATTTAAAGAAAAATCACTTCTTCATACAAAAATCATTCAACCAATTATTTTTCTGTTTCTAGGCTTGTTCATTGTTAGTTTGTATTTAGTAATTATGTTACCAATGTTTCAGTTAATGCAAAATATTAAATGA
- a CDS encoding 5-formyltetrahydrofolate cyclo-ligase, translating into MSKKEIRKEILSQMKQLDKEHKLRADAWLKNQLINNTEYKNAKRIGIVLSMTHEVDTYPIIETMLSDGKKVFVPNTNYKLKEMNFKQLLSLNRLEKDEKGLLYVNDDTEITDQLDLIVVPGVAFRDDGYRIGYGGGYYDRFLSDSNANTISLIYDLQLTQFEIESHDQPVEKLIIFNT; encoded by the coding sequence ATGAGTAAAAAAGAGATTAGAAAAGAAATATTATCTCAAATGAAACAATTAGATAAAGAACACAAACTTCGTGCAGACGCATGGTTGAAGAATCAATTAATCAATAATACTGAATATAAAAATGCGAAAAGAATAGGTATTGTTTTATCTATGACTCATGAAGTAGATACTTATCCCATCATCGAAACGATGTTATCTGATGGTAAGAAAGTCTTTGTTCCTAATACAAACTACAAATTAAAAGAAATGAATTTTAAACAACTATTATCTTTAAACCGTCTTGAAAAAGATGAAAAAGGCTTATTATATGTTAATGATGACACTGAAATTACTGATCAATTAGATTTAATTGTTGTTCCTGGAGTTGCTTTTAGAGATGATGGTTATCGAATAGGTTATGGTGGAGGATATTATGATCGCTTCTTAAGTGATTCAAATGCCAATACTATTAGTTTAATTTATGACCTACAATTAACACAGTTTGAAATCGAATCCCATGATCAACCTGTTGAAAAATTAATAATTTTCAATACTTAA
- a CDS encoding MBL fold metallo-hydrolase, translating into MKISSLTLGLVDTNAYFIENEESVILIDPAGEPDKIFKKLNQINKPLKAILLTHAHFDHIGALDDVVNKYEVPLYMNKEEFSFLKDPDKNGSAKFKQYGMPLITSDVKPNHLDEGEYNIEGFEFNVLHTPGHSPGSLTYVFEDFAVVGDTLFNNGIGRTDLYRGDYETLVDSIKDKLFELEGDLPLFPGHGPYTTVDDEQLNPFLDGQ; encoded by the coding sequence ATGAAAATCTCAAGCTTAACTTTAGGATTGGTAGATACTAATGCATATTTTATTGAAAATGAAGAAAGTGTTATATTAATCGATCCAGCTGGTGAACCTGATAAGATTTTTAAAAAATTAAATCAAATTAACAAACCATTAAAAGCAATTTTATTAACACATGCGCACTTTGATCATATTGGTGCATTAGACGATGTCGTTAATAAATATGAAGTACCTTTATACATGAATAAAGAAGAGTTTAGTTTTCTAAAGGATCCTGATAAAAATGGTTCTGCTAAGTTTAAGCAATATGGTATGCCTTTAATTACTAGTGACGTTAAACCAAACCATTTAGATGAAGGTGAGTACAATATTGAAGGATTTGAATTCAATGTACTGCATACTCCTGGTCATTCTCCTGGAAGTTTGACGTATGTATTTGAGGATTTCGCTGTAGTCGGTGACACGTTATTTAACAATGGTATAGGTCGTACTGACTTATATCGCGGTGATTATGAAACACTGGTTGATTCTATTAAAGATAAATTATTTGAATTAGAAGGCGATTTACCATTATTCCCTGGCCATGGTCCTTATACAACAGTAGATGATGAGCAATTAAATCCATTTTTAGATGGCCAATAA